The proteins below are encoded in one region of Corvus hawaiiensis isolate bCorHaw1 chromosome 3, bCorHaw1.pri.cur, whole genome shotgun sequence:
- the OSTM1 gene encoding osteopetrosis-associated transmembrane protein 1, giving the protein MAPPRCLRRVLLPALALTLLGLAAAVGPRRTPALELAEELWEELWDAGLPGDLPELEPECRSLLAAFAEGSAALTGCLGRRARPVRLCQGCHGHYRRLLAQYGSIARAVGNSSESHNCAKSILTSDRLQIVVTLSEFFNETWEAANCANCLKNNSEGLSNSTEEFLDLFNKSLTCFEHNLQGQAIDLSPNNYTEVCKNCNETYTKLNDLYNHLQRMNRQGGESAHSAHLCIDVEDAMNITRKLWSRTFNCSLPCSDTVPVIAVSSFILFLPIVFYLSSFLHSKQKKRILILPKRIQSNASLVNIQEKYS; this is encoded by the exons ATGGCGCCGCCGCGGTGCCTCCGCCGGGTGCTGCTGCCGGCGCTGGCGCTCACCCTCCTCGGCCTCGCCGCCGCCGTGGGGCCGCGCCGGACCCCGGCGCTGGAGCTGGCGGAAGAGCTGTGGGAGGAGCTGTGGGACGCGGGGCTGCCCGGCGACCTGCCCGAGCTGGAGCCCGAGTGCCGCAGCCTCCTGGCCGCCTTcgcggagggcagcgcggcgcTGACGGGCTGCCTGGGCCGGCGCGCCCGCCCGGTgcggctgtgccagggctgccacGGCCACTACCGCCGCCTGCTCGCACAGTACGGCAGCATCGCCCGCGCCGTCGGG aATTCCTCTGAGAGCCACAATTGTGCCAAAAGCATCTTGACCTCAGACAGGCTGCAGATAGTTGTGACCCTTTCGGAGTTCTTCAATGAAACCTGGGAGGCAGCCAACTGCGCAA ATTGTTTAAAGAATAACAGTGAGGGATTATCAAATTCTACTGAAGAATTCCTGGATTTATTCAATAAATCTTTGACATGTTTTGAACATAACCTCCAG GGGCAAGCCATTGATCTGTCACCAAATAACTACACGGAAGTGTGTAAAAACTGCAACGAAACCTACACAAAATTGAATGATCTGTATAACCACCTGCAGAGGATGAACAGGCAAGGTGGTGAATCTGCACACTCCGCACATTTGTGTATCGACGTGGAAGATGCA atGAACATCACTCGGAAGCTTTGGAGCAGGACTTTCAACTGTTCTCTTCCCTGCAGTGATACAGTCCCAGTGATTGCAGTTTCATCCTTTATTCTCTTCCTACCTATTGTTTTTTATCTTAGTAGCTTCCTTCACTCAAAGCAGAAGAAACGGATACTCATTTTGC CCAAGCGCATCCAGTCAAATGCCAGTCTTGTGAACATCcaagaaaaatacagctga